In Melospiza melodia melodia isolate bMelMel2 unplaced genomic scaffold, bMelMel2.pri scaffold_18, whole genome shotgun sequence, the following are encoded in one genomic region:
- the LOC134433454 gene encoding UDP-N-acetylglucosamine transferase subunit ALG13 homolog, with product MKSTFVTVSTTSFDELIAAARSLPCPQALQSRGYQKLVLQAGWGSLPQPQPSSSPAAAVEAFRFKDSLAEELQSADLVISHTRAGSWLETLENGKPLIVVINDKLMNHQLELAKQLHRDGCVLYCNCRTLPCTMQSMNLSALKPFPPGQPEKFASFLNKVLGLQ from the exons ATGAAGTCCACGTTCGTCACCGTGAGCACCACCAGCTTCGATGAGCTGATCGCCGCGGCCCGCTCCCTGCC GTGCCCGCAGGCGCTGCAGAGCCGCGGGTACcagaagctggtgctgcaggcaggctggggctcgctgccgcagccgcagcccagcagcagcccggccgcggCGGTGGAAGCGTTCCGGTTCAAGGACTcgctggctgaggagctgcagagcgcaGACCTGGTCATCAGCCACACAC GTGCTGGTAGCTGGCTGGAGACTCTAGAGAATGGAAAACCACTAATAGTAGTAATAAATGACAAGCTGATGAACCATCAGCTTGAGCtggccaaacagctgcacagagatggctgtgtcctctactgtaactgcag AACTCTTCCATGT acaatgcagtcaatgaacttgtcagctttgaaaccttttcctcctggacagccagaaaagtttgcttcattcttgaataaagttcttgggttacaataa